From Hemiscyllium ocellatum isolate sHemOce1 unplaced genomic scaffold, sHemOce1.pat.X.cur. scaffold_125_pat_ctg1, whole genome shotgun sequence, a single genomic window includes:
- the LOC132809468 gene encoding uncharacterized protein LOC132809468 isoform X1, giving the protein MCLTVRTLSSRIRRNGTPGVRMWWRNSIVTQTLENTTATVTSQNQGAFPSKYRALLATNGHKPIKGESDGEPDRAVSGCIKQDGVDITHGDGVPQEIKLFLINNGNVSQDQVEDNDQEIRRCHGPQVSVLAVWIQNWLASRRQRVVVEGKYSAWKSVARVPGGMVHCGNRANATATDEWAPHNNQQTEVLPPSWGHFYGTGHSTSDLRVTILQGRLQDRQQRKVAKQGLIAKFCTQREGLNRALQFMSYYR; this is encoded by the exons atgtgtctgacggtgagaacattgagcagcagaatcaggagaaatgggacccccggggttagaatgtggtggaggaactcgattgtgacccagacactggagaatacaacagcgactgttacatcacaaaaccagggggcgttccccagcaaataccgagcc cttctggcaacaaatggccacaaaccgatcaaaggtgaaagtgacggtgaaccagacagagcagtcagtggctgcataaagcaggacggcgtggatattacacacggggacggagtccctcaggaaataaaactgttcctgataaacaatgggaatgtgtctcaggatcaggtcgaggataatgaccaggagatccgccgctgccatggcccccag gtatctgtgttagctgtctggatacagaattggctggccagcagaagacagcgagtggtagtggaaggaaaatattctgcctggaagtctgtg gcaagggtgcctggaggcatggtacattgtggAAACCGAGCAAAtgctacggcaacagatgaatgggcaccacataacaatcaacagacggaagtgttgcctcccagttggggacacttctacggtacaggacattcgacctcggaccttcgggtgacaatcctccaaggcagacttcaggacaggcaacagcgaaaagtggccaaacaggggctgatagctaagttctgtacccaaagggagggcctcaaccgggcccttcagttcatgtcatactaccggtga
- the LOC132809468 gene encoding uncharacterized protein LOC132809468 isoform X2, translating into MCLTVRTLSSRIRRNGTPGVRMWWRNSIVTQTLENTTATVTSQNQGAFPSKYRALLATNGHKPIKGESDGEPDRAVSGCIKQDGVDITHGDGVPQEIKLFLINNGNVSQDQVEDNDQEIRRCHGPQARVPGGMVHCGNRANATATDEWAPHNNQQTEVLPPSWGHFYGTGHSTSDLRVTILQGRLQDRQQRKVAKQGLIAKFCTQREGLNRALQFMSYYR; encoded by the exons atgtgtctgacggtgagaacattgagcagcagaatcaggagaaatgggacccccggggttagaatgtggtggaggaactcgattgtgacccagacactggagaatacaacagcgactgttacatcacaaaaccagggggcgttccccagcaaataccgagcc cttctggcaacaaatggccacaaaccgatcaaaggtgaaagtgacggtgaaccagacagagcagtcagtggctgcataaagcaggacggcgtggatattacacacggggacggagtccctcaggaaataaaactgttcctgataaacaatgggaatgtgtctcaggatcaggtcgaggataatgaccaggagatccgccgctgccatggcccccag gcaagggtgcctggaggcatggtacattgtggAAACCGAGCAAAtgctacggcaacagatgaatgggcaccacataacaatcaacagacggaagtgttgcctcccagttggggacacttctacggtacaggacattcgacctcggaccttcgggtgacaatcctccaaggcagacttcaggacaggcaacagcgaaaagtggccaaacaggggctgatagctaagttctgtacccaaagggagggcctcaaccgggcccttcagttcatgtcatactaccggtga
- the LOC132809468 gene encoding uncharacterized protein LOC132809468 isoform X4, translating to MCLTVRTLSSRIRRNGTPGVRMWWRNSIVTQTLENTTATVTSQNQGAFPSKYRALLATNGHKPIKGESDGEPDRAVSGCIKQDGVDITHGDGVPQEIKLFLINNGNVSQDQVEDNDQEIRRCHGPQVSVLAVWIQNWLASRRQRVVVEGKYSAWKSVGHINISSKRPRPFPAQGMALCMTAAMMHRHGTGNVMET from the exons atgtgtctgacggtgagaacattgagcagcagaatcaggagaaatgggacccccggggttagaatgtggtggaggaactcgattgtgacccagacactggagaatacaacagcgactgttacatcacaaaaccagggggcgttccccagcaaataccgagcc cttctggcaacaaatggccacaaaccgatcaaaggtgaaagtgacggtgaaccagacagagcagtcagtggctgcataaagcaggacggcgtggatattacacacggggacggagtccctcaggaaataaaactgttcctgataaacaatgggaatgtgtctcaggatcaggtcgaggataatgaccaggagatccgccgctgccatggcccccag gtatctgtgttagctgtctggatacagaattggctggccagcagaagacagcgagtggtagtggaaggaaaatattctgcctggaagtctgtg ggacatataaacatatcttcaaagcGACCGAGACCATttcctgctcagggtatggctctgtgtatgacagcagcaatgatgcaccgacatggaacagggaatgtgatggagacatag
- the LOC132809468 gene encoding uncharacterized protein LOC132809468 isoform X3, producing the protein MIVQPERQRSGRSGAFNKSCRQLLATNGHKPIKGESDGEPDRAVSGCIKQDGVDITHGDGVPQEIKLFLINNGNVSQDQVEDNDQEIRRCHGPQVSVLAVWIQNWLASRRQRVVVEGKYSAWKSVARVPGGMVHCGNRANATATDEWAPHNNQQTEVLPPSWGHFYGTGHSTSDLRVTILQGRLQDRQQRKVAKQGLIAKFCTQREGLNRALQFMSYYR; encoded by the exons cttctggcaacaaatggccacaaaccgatcaaaggtgaaagtgacggtgaaccagacagagcagtcagtggctgcataaagcaggacggcgtggatattacacacggggacggagtccctcaggaaataaaactgttcctgataaacaatgggaatgtgtctcaggatcaggtcgaggataatgaccaggagatccgccgctgccatggcccccag gtatctgtgttagctgtctggatacagaattggctggccagcagaagacagcgagtggtagtggaaggaaaatattctgcctggaagtctgtg gcaagggtgcctggaggcatggtacattgtggAAACCGAGCAAAtgctacggcaacagatgaatgggcaccacataacaatcaacagacggaagtgttgcctcccagttggggacacttctacggtacaggacattcgacctcggaccttcgggtgacaatcctccaaggcagacttcaggacaggcaacagcgaaaagtggccaaacaggggctgatagctaagttctgtacccaaagggagggcctcaaccgggcccttcagttcatgtcatactaccggtga